A stretch of Prunus dulcis chromosome 6, ALMONDv2, whole genome shotgun sequence DNA encodes these proteins:
- the LOC117632852 gene encoding uncharacterized protein LOC117632852, with protein MERSTPVRKPRRDTADMLTWKEVPQSDSPATAPSGHRSHQPSDGISKVLHGGQITDEEAQSLNKQKPCSGYKLKEITGNGIFAAGSGNNAAPESNDASNKTGLRIYQQALNGVSQISFSVDEHVTPKKPITIPEVAKQRELSGTLQSDSDSKSNKHISNAKSKELTGNDIFGPPPETVPRSVAAAHTLETRETRDMGEPAPRNLRTSVKVSNPAGGQSNIMFSEEPVVKTSRKIHNQKFAELTGNNIFKGDVPPGSAEKPLSTAKLREMNGSDIFADGKASSRDYLGGVRKPPGGESSIALV; from the exons ATGGAGAGAAGCACACCAGTGAGAAAGCCTCGCAGAGACACTGCCGATATGCTGACGTGGAAAGAGGTCCCACAGTCCGACTCTCCCGCCACCGCCCCCTCCGGTCACCGCTCTCATCAG CCGTCAGATGGAATCAGCAAGGTGCTCCATGGAGGTCAGATCACTGATGAAGAAGCTCAGAGCCTCAACAAACA GAAGCCTTGTTCAGGCTATAAATTGAAGGAGATTACTGGTAATGGCATATTTGCTGCTGGTTCAGGCAACAATGCTGCACCAGAATCTAATGATGCTAGTAACAAAACAGGGCTTCGTATTTACCAGCAAGCACTCAATGGAGTTAGTCAAATATCATTCAGTGTTGATGAACATGTCACACCCAAGAAGCCGATCACCATTCCTGAGGTTGCAAAGCAGCGTGAATTGAGTGGGACATTGCAATCCGACTCGGATTCGAAGTCCAACAAGCATATATCAAATGCCAAGTCCAAGGAGCTCACTGGAAATGACATCTTTGGTCCTCCTCCTGAAACTGTGCCTCGATCCGTGGCTGCCGCGCACACCCTGGAAACCAGAGAAACCAGAGACATGGGAGAACCTGCACCCCGAAATCTACGCACGTCTGTCAAAGTTTCAAAT CCTGCTGGAGGTCAGAGTAATATCATGTTCAGTGAGGAACCTGTTGTCAAGACTTCAAGGAAAATACATAACCAGAAGTTTGCTGAGCTGACaggaaataatatatttaaggGAGATGTTCCTCCAGGATCTGCTGAAAAGCCCCTAAGCACGGCTAAGCTGAGAGAGATGAACGGTAGCGACATCTTTGCTGATGGAAAGGCATCATCCAGAGACTATCTGGGTGGTGTTCGCAAGCCCCCTGGTGGAGAGAGCAGCATTGCCTTGGTGTAA
- the LOC117630061 gene encoding putative pentatricopeptide repeat-containing protein At1g69350, mitochondrial — MLNHLHHALRHFHLVPLLSCRKHYYTSSQILSFSTTTTLCTHASPTYPHTDLLTLSSNVQTLHQTKQVHASALLNGLLPHSVSLCASLMLSYATFKYPETSHHLFEQTVHRCRTAFLWNTLIRAYSIAQVNDNFQTYNRMVRSGVGLDDHTFPFVLKVCSDLLDIKKGMEIHGVVFKVGFDFEVFIGNTLLKLYGSCGDMRDAKRVFDEMRERDVVSWNTVIGVFTANGFFVQALHYYREMNLGIGFKPNLVSVISVLPVCAELEDERMAIQIHCYVVKAGLDLLVTTGNALVDVYGKCGNANASKQVFGEIIQKNEVSWNAAITSLSYMGHNIEALATFRWMIDVGVKPNSVTISSMLPVLVELAFFGVGRSLHGFSIRMGIESDVFIANSLIDMYAKSGRSNEASNVFQEMDKRNIVSWNAMIANFGQNRLELEAIGLVRQMQGHGEIPNSVTFTNLLPTCARLGSLHYGKEIHARTVRMLYASDLFVSNALTDMYAKCGWLDLARNVFNISLRDEVSYNILIIGYSQTTDCLESLNLFSEMKLVGMIHDIVSFVGVISACANVTAIKQGKEIHGSLVRKLFHTHLFVANSLLDFYTKCGRIDLAAKVFDRIPSKDVASWNTMILGYGMLGELNTAISLFEGMREDGVEYDSVSYIAVLSSCSHGGLVEKGKKYFEGMQALNIEPTEKHYACMVDLLGRAGLMEEAVELIKGMPIVPDANIWGALLGACRIHGNVELASWAADHLFRLNPEHCGYYILLSNMYAEAGRWDEVNRVRELMKSRGVKKNRACSWVQVQDQVHAFAVGESLETLNSDSCIVES; from the coding sequence ATGTTAAACCATCTCCACCATGCACTAAGACACTTTCATTTGGTTCCGCTACTCTCATGCAGAAAACATTATTACACTTCAAGCCAGATCTTGTCTTTCTCTACCACCACAACGCTGTGCACACATGCCTCACCAACTTACCCTCATACTGACCTCCTCACACTCAGCTCCAATGTCCAAACCCTTCACCAAACCAAGCAAGTCCATGCTTCTGCTCTCCTCAATGGTTTACTTCCCCACAGTGTCTCTCTTTGTGCCTCCCTCATGCTCAGTTACGCCACTTTCAAATACCCGGAAACCTCTCACCATCTCTTCGAACAAACAGTTCATCGTTGTCGCACTGCTTTCTTGTGGAACACCCTCATACGGGCTTATTCCATTGCTCAAGTTAATGATAATTTTCAGACTTACAATCGAATGGTTCGAAGCGGTGTTGGACTCGATGATCATACATTTCCTTTCGTTCTCAAAGTGTGTTCAGACCTTTTGGACATAAAAAAAGGGATGGAGATTCATGGGGTTGTGTTTAAAGTGGgctttgattttgaagttttcatTGGAAATACACTTTTAAAGTTATATGGTAGTTGTGGGGATATGAGAGATGCAAAGAgggtgtttgatgaaatgcgTGAAAGGGATGTTGTCTCATGGAATACGGTTATTGGTGTGTTTACGGCCAATGGGTTTTTCGTGCAGGCACTTCATTATTATAGAGAGATGAATTTGGGAATTGGGTTTAAGCCAAATCTTGTTAGTGTCATTAGTGTGTTGCCGGTTTGTGCAGAGTTGGAAGATGAGCGGATGGCGATCCAGATTCATTGCTATGTTGTGAAGGCTGGTTTGGATCTTCTGGTCACTACTGGAAATGCATTGGTTGATGTGTACGGGAAATGTGGGAATGCGAACGCTTCAAAACAAGTTTTTGGTGAGATAATTCAGAAGAATGAGGTTTCTTGGAATGCTGCTATCACTAGTCTCTCTTACATGGGGCATAACATTGAAGCCTTGGCTACTTTTAGATGGATGATTGATGTAGGGGTTAAACCAAACTCTGTCACAATTTCTAGCATGCTACCAGTGTTGGTTGAACTTGCATTTTTTGGAGTTGGCAGAAGTCTCCATGGTTTCAGTATAAGAATGGGTATTGAATCGGATGTCTTCATTGCCAACTCACTAATTGATATGTATGCAAAATCAGGCCGTTCAAATGAGGCATCCAATGTTTTCCAAGAGATGGATAAAAGGAATATTGTTTCCTGGAATGCTATGATTGCTAATTTTGGTCAAAACAGGCTTGAGTTGGAAGCCATTGGACTTGTGAGACAAATGCAAGGTCATGGTGAAATTCCCAATTCTGTCACCTTCACAAATCTTCTTCCAACGTGTGCTCGGTTGGGTTCCCTTCATTATGGAAAAGAAATCCATGCAAGGACAGTCCGCATGCTATATGCCTCCGATTTGTTTGTCTCCAATGCTCTGACAGACATGTACGCAAAATGTGGCTGGCTAGATCTTGCTCGGAATGTATTTAACATCTCCCTCAGGGATGAGGTGTCTTATAATATACTAATAATTGGCTATTCTCAAACTACGGATTGCTTAGAGTCTCTGAATTTGTTTTCTGAAATGAAGCTTGTGGGAATGATTCATGACATTGTTTCCTTTGTGGGAGTTATATCAGCTTGCGCAAATGTAACTGCAATCAAGCAAGGCAAAGAGATTCATGGGTCATTAGTAAGAAAGCTTTTCCATACTCATCTGTTTGTTGCAAACTCACTTTTGGATTTTTATACCAAATGCGGACGAATTGATCTTGCTGCTAAGGTCTTTGACCGCATTCCAAGCAAGGATGTAGCCTCTTGGAATACTATGATTTTGGGGTATGGAATGCTAGGTGAGCTTAACACTGCAATCAGTCTTTTTGAAGGAATGAGGGAAGACGGTGTAGAATATGATTCAGTTTCCTATATTGCAGTTTTGTCATCTTGTAGTCATGGAGGGCTGGTTGAGAAGgggaaaaaatattttgaggGAATGCAGGCACTGAATATAGAGCCGACAGAAAAGCACTATGCTTGCATGGTTGATCTCCTTGGCCGAGCTGGCCTTATGGAAGAAGCAGTAGAGCTTATTAAAGGCATGCCCATTGTACCAGATGCCAATATTTGGGGTGCCTTGCTTGGAGCATGCCGAATCCATGGGAACGTAGAGTTGGCTAGTTGGGCAGCAGACCATTTGTTCAGGTTGAATCCTGAGCATTGTGGGTACTATATACTTCTTTCAAACATGTATGCAGAAGCTGGGAGATGGGATGAGGTAAACAGGGTGAGGGAGCTGATGAAATCAAGAGGAGTGAAGAAGAACCGTGCTTGCAGTTGGGTTCAGGTTCAGGACCAGGTGCATGCTTTTGCAGTTGGAGAGAGTCTGGAGACATTAAATTCAGATAGTTGTATCGTAGAATCTTAA